In Tachysurus vachellii isolate PV-2020 chromosome 3, HZAU_Pvac_v1, whole genome shotgun sequence, one genomic interval encodes:
- the nhsl1b gene encoding NHS-like protein 1 isoform X5, producing the protein MSCVKAVSNLDEESKWTVHYTAPWHQQENVFLPSSRPACVEELHRQAKVNLKTALRDCDKLRKDGFRSSQYYSQGPTFSGSAHSRNSQLEDEDEEDVDDKSISSSAEEDKISSTMRAHTALKSEGAEVDGQESCFTPLPTPEEKMRQEAQAILTDIVPINVTGETFDRQAIVRRSLINTDTLARRPKKVKRRKTISGLPDNVQQELAKGRGGELRPQSMFIPGQFSTLERSGSVCSTLRHSMTKDSGCQTEEVKIVPPSMRRIRAQRGQGIAAQMAGMSTSANNISTVPKDYSLGSPVHVMAPRFNGDLQRFHSLPRGARVSLNAELLSSSTSCRPEDSAVPASRQIGKLQADETAVHMRNSPRTGTSARPKSQEVRGSHGDWGTACVVSSHAAYSKSFIPNAALSCSAEMFALHSTSSPAQQLNARLLGISSGVNGESSTSVATSVETGDTDMQEARQSDSSLNSHSTIAAGTASSDEQWIYDTPENVLPKRPLTSSCSTPINHLYNSLERSSKGTDSSSLYSMDNDGYYTSMHLDSGLRPKGHSIAGRAARHSMYECIGQPGDRSSIYSDQSLSRSISLRKSKKPPLPPARTDSLKRLPKNNNGVNASNGSILNESLIATLQQSLQNGLKGKGSLTSPSQSPCSDYEDPWMLRPRSQSSLSAGSSGVSAAGVANVYSICHVTPSHSDTSSLRSDYAESWGYYMEYPRLHSDQAQSPAHTNSLSNVGQPGSMTDRQHIHNDTQKTLPPAQGNMSAKPQANTSSPDRVHRLTSPSSGYSSQSNTPTAGTPVPSFIRSMSPSGSKPKPRVPERKSSLLSSVSISSSSTSLSSNTSDSVRNNIPPLPPPLPNSSVSPLIPEPFPPPLPPCSPVCASSQTFPPPPAPPLPSSPQHAVSVSPLSINSSPEFPPPPPPEVLNDHSMLHNGSFKPSFHPPPPLSPPPENVHIPPPPPPSLPTLTPIIPASASLKGIKDRLKSVNSDRKSVSVNSEEIGKSTMPLITPFALQSVQLRSVKQPENREDSNKSQEVKTEQISTKPGTKEKFEELEAQTVLPLDSFSNPEINETLKENIITKDKKIQLYKANSGQEMPYETKNYPSDDFISHTLAKAEVDGMQMERTQQNNTSKKKPPVFSKKPKFPHVSAAEPELRVEYKQTLDNVEDSSFQVVSNTQKEMANCAPNTEVQESLPVEEVEENDYKSSAESSSCESSICPTAGQVEEPPQTPTIQESSAVDGAVGTSEGEEEENGDYDDEEDELSSTAGSVCSKDDGEVFESNASNSPQTPSINGEDMVTPTRPRTTEDLFAAIHRSKRKVLGRKESDDDRLRGNSSPPVTPTGPSPSLNSNVPRQTGSIQRNLRKSATSSDTFKALLLKKGSRSEGSFRMSAAEMLRTTDPRFQRTRSLDSSLDPTSPTAGLDSPCSSPGRCKRVPEDWPRNEAILPRYSLCSPLSPPSMLGPKYSRSRTPPSAASSKYNSRSRILSSPMTVICEREGELTESGESLDESFSVSPLVSSSPIPQDSNGTLCERES; encoded by the exons CTGTGTCAAATCTGGATGAGGAGAGCAAGTGGACAGTTCATTACACGGCACCATGGCACCAGCAAGAAAATGTGTTCCTGCCCTCATCCAGACCTGCCTGTGTGGAAGAGCTGCACCGACAAGCTAAAGTCAACCTCAAAACAGCGCTCAGAG ATTGTGATAAGCTGAGGAAGGATGGCTTCCGGAGTTCCCAATACTACTCCCAGGGCCCCACGTTCTCAGGCTCCGCCCACTCCCGCAACAGCCAActggaggatgaggatgaggaagatgTCGATGATAAG TCGATTTCCTCCTCTGCAGAAGAGGACAAAATCTCCAGCACAATGAGGGCACACACTGCACTAAAGTCTGAGGGGGCTGAGGTGGATGGGCAGGAGTCATGCTTCACACCCTTACCCACTCCGGAGGAAAAGATGAGACAAGAAGCTCAGGCCATTCTGACTGACATTGTCCCCATCAATGTTACAG GGGAGACGTTTGACCGTCAGGCCATTGTCCGTCGCTCGCtgataaacacagacactctgGCCCGTCGGCCCAAGAAAGTCAAACGGAGAAAGACTATATCAGGTTTGCCTGACAACGTTCAGCAGGAACTAG CTAAAGGACGAGGAGGGGAGCTCCGACCACAGTCCATGTTTATTCCTGGACAGTTTTCAACACTGGAACGTTCTGGCAGTGTATGTTCTACACTAAGGCACTCCATGACTAAGGATTCCGGCTGCCAGACCGAGGAGGTAAAAATTGTTCCACCATCTATGAGAAGGATCCGAGCTCAGAGAGGCCAAGGAATTGCTGCTCAGATGGCTGGAATGTCAACATCTGCCAACAATATATCCACAGTTCCAAAAGACTATTCGCTTGGATCTCCTGTGCATGTCATGGCTCCTCGATTTAATGGTGATCTGCAGCGCTTTCACAGCTTGCCACGGGGTGCGCGGGTTTCTTTGAATGCAGAGCTCCTGAGTAGCAGTACTTCATGTAGGCCAGAAGATAGTGCTGTACCAGCATCTCGGCAGATTGGAAAGCTCCAAGCTGATGAGACTGCAGTTCACATGAGGAATAGCCCTAGGACTGGCACTTCAGCCCGCCCAAAATCCCAAGAGGTGAGGGGATCACATGGGGACTGGGGGACTGCCTGTGTGGTTTCTTCTCATGCAGCCTACTCAAAGTCATTTATCCCCAATGCAGCATTGTCATGTTCGGCTGAGATGTTTGCCCTTCATTCTACGTCTAGCCCAGCGCAGCAACTGAATGCAAGGCTTCTAGGGATATCCTCAGGTGTCAATGGAGAAAGCTCCACCAGTGTGGCCACCAGTGTTGAGACAGGAGATACAGACATGCAGGAAGCCCGTCAGTCAGATAGCAGCCTAAATAGTCACAGTACAATTGCTGCAGGAACAGCATCATCAGATGAACAGTGGATTTATGATACCCCTGAGAATGTATTGCCCAAAAGGCCACTCACCTCCAGCTGCTCCACTCCTATTAATCATCTCTACAACAGTCTGGAACGCTCCTCTAAAGGTACAGACTCTAGTTCACTGTACTCCATGGACAATGATGGTTACTACACCTCCATGCATTTGGATTCAGGCCTGAGGCCAAAAGGACATAGCATTGCAGGCAGGGCAGCACGACATAGTATGTATGAGTGCATAGGCCAGCCAGGAGACCGTAGCAGCATTTACAGTGATCAATCACTGTCCCGATCTATTTCCCTCCGTAAGTCTAAGAAGCCACCCCTTCCTCCGGCACGTACAGACTCACTGAAGCGTTTGCCTAAGAATAACAATGGTGTTAATGCTAGCAATGGGTCAATTCTTAATGAGTCACTGATTGCTACACTTCAGCAGTCACTGCAGAATGGGTTGAAAGGGAAAGGGTCTTTGACCTCACCATCTCAAAGCCCTTGCAGTGACTATGAAGACCCCTGGATGCTGCGGCCTAGGAGCCAAAGTAGCTTAAGTGCAGGCAGTAGTGGTGTGTCAGCTGCAGGAGTAGCTAATGTTTATTCCATCTGTCATGTCACACCTTCACACAGTGACACCAGCAGCCTGCGTTCTGACTATGCAGAGTCTTGGGGCTATTACATGGAATACCCTCGTCTGCATAGTGATCAGGCACAGTCACCAGCACATACTAACTCATTGTCTAATGTAGGACAGCCAGGTAGCATGACAGATAGACAACATATCCACAATGATACTCAGAAAACTCTTCCTCCTGCTCAGGGGAATATGTCAGCAAAGCCTCAGGCAAACACATCTTCACCAGACAGGGTGCATCGCTTAACCTCCCCTTCAAGTGGATATTCAAGTCAGTCCAACACCCCAACAGCTGGCACTCCTGTTCCCTCTTTCATAAGGTCCATGTCACCCTCTGGCTCAAAGCCCAAGCCACGTGTGCCTGAAAGGAAGTCTTCTTTGCTCTCCTCTGTGTCCATATCCTCTTCTTCAACATCTTTATCCTCTAACACTTCAGATTCTGTTAGGAACAACATCCCCCCTCTACCTCCACCTCTTCCTAATTCATCAGTTTCACCACTTATCCCTGAACCTTTCCCTCCACCTCTTCCCCCCTGCAGTCCTGTGTGCGCTTCAAGTCAGACCTTTCCACCTCCACCTGCTCCTCCTTTACCCAGCAGCCCACAGCACGCTGTATCCGTGAGCCCACTCTCCATAAATTCCTCTCCAGAAtttccccctcctcctcctccagagGTGTTGAATGACCATAGCATGCTACATAATGGATCTTTTAAGCCCAGTTTTCATCCCCCACCACCCCTGTCTCCTCCCCCTGAAAATGTACATATTCCACCACCGCCACCACCATCCTTGCCCACCTTGACTCCAATCATACCTGCCTCAGCAAGCCTAAAGGGAATTAAAGACAGACTCAAATCAGTAAACTCGGATAGAAAGTCAGTTTCTGTCAACTCTGAAGAGATTGGCAAGTCTACCATGCCACTAATAACTCCATTTGCCCTCCAAAGTGTGCAGCTTCGGTCAGTCAAACAACCAGAGAATAGGGAGGACAGCAATAAATCCCAAGAGGTGAAAACTGAACAGATTTCTACTAAGCCTGGCACAAAAGAGAAATTTGAAGAGTTAGAGGCCCAGACTGTTTTGCCCCTGGATTCTTTCTCGAATCCTGAAATAAATGAGACTTTAAAAGAGAATATAattacaaaagacaaaaagatacAACTTTATAAGGCAAACTCAGGACAAGAAATGCCCTATGAAACAAAGAATTATCCTTCAGATGACTTCATTAGCCATACTCTAGCTAAAGCTGAGGTGGATGGTATGCAGATGGagagaacacaacaaaacaacacaagcaAGAAAAAACCTCCAGTGTTCTCCAAGAAGCCCAAATTTCCCCATGTCTCTGCAGCTGAACCTGAGCTTAGAGTAGAGTACAAGCAGACACTGGACAATGTGGAAGATTCTTCTTTTCAAGTGGTTTCAAATACTCAAAAAGAAATGGCTAATTGTGCACCTAACACAGAGGTTCAGGAATCCCTGCCAGTGGAAGAGGTAGAGGAGAATGATTACAAAAGTTCTGCTGAGAGTTCCTCGTGTGAAAGTAGCATATGTCCAACTGCTGGTCAGGTTGAAGAACCCCCTCAGACTCCCACCATTCAGGAATCATCTGCAGTGGATGGTGCAGTGGGCACttcagaaggagaagaagaagaaaatggagattatgatgatgaagaagatgaattAAGTAGCACTGCAGGATCAGTCTGCTCCAAAGATGATG GTGAAGTGTTCGAATCCAATGCATCAAACTCCCCACAGACTCCCAGCATTAACGGCGAAGACATGGTGACTCCCACACGGCCCCGCACCACAGAGGACCTTTTTGCAGCCATTCACAG GTCTAAGCGGAAGGTCCTGGGTCGTAAGGAGTCAGATGATGACCGCCTGCGAGGTAACTCATCTCCACCGGTCACACCAACAGGACCGAGTCCTTCCTTGAATTCAAATGTGCCTCGTCAGACAGGTTCCATCCAGCGCAACCTGCGCAAATCAGCCACCAGCAGTGACACCTTTAAGGCACTGCTGCTGAAGAAGGGCAGCCGCTCAGAAGGCAGCTTTCGCA